In the genome of Chlamydia trachomatis A/HAR-13, one region contains:
- a CDS encoding peptide ABC transporter substrate-binding protein, protein MHHRKFLAVSIAFVSLAFGLTSCYHKKEEPKDVLRIAICHDPMSLDPRQVFLSKDVSIVKALYEGLVREKEAAFQLALAERYHQSDDGCVYTFFLKNTFWSNGDVVTAYDFEESIKQIYFREIDNPSLRSLALIKNSHAVLTGALPVEDLGVRALNAKTLEIVLENPFPYFLEILAHPVFYPVHTSLREYYKDKRNKRVFPIISNGPFAIQCYEPQRYLLINKNPLYHAKHDVLLNSVCLQIVPDIHTAMQLFQKNHIDLVGLPWSSSFSLEEQRNLPREKLFDYPVLSCSVLFCNIHQTPLNNPSLRTALSLAINRETLLKLAGKGCSATSFVHPQLSQIPATTLSQDERIALAKGYLTEALKTLSQEDLEKITLIYPIESVCLRAVVQEIRQQLFDVLGFKISILGLEYHCFLDKRSRGEFSLATGNWIADYHQASAFLSVLGNGTRYKDFQLINWQNQKYTNIVAQLLIQESSDLQLMAEQLLLKESPLIPLYHLDYVYAKQPRVSDLQTSSLGEIDLKRVSLAEG, encoded by the coding sequence ATGCATCACAGGAAGTTTTTAGCAGTTTCCATTGCTTTCGTAAGTTTAGCTTTTGGGCTAACATCTTGTTATCATAAAAAAGAAGAACCAAAAGATGTTTTGCGGATTGCGATCTGTCATGATCCAATGTCTTTAGATCCGCGTCAGGTTTTTTTAAGCAAAGATGTTTCTATTGTAAAAGCTCTCTATGAAGGGTTAGTCCGGGAAAAAGAAGCTGCGTTCCAGCTAGCTTTGGCAGAAAGATATCATCAATCTGATGATGGTTGTGTTTATACTTTTTTTCTAAAAAATACATTCTGGAGCAACGGAGATGTTGTAACAGCATATGATTTTGAAGAGTCTATTAAACAAATTTATTTCCGAGAAATTGATAACCCTTCGTTACGCTCTCTTGCATTAATTAAAAATTCTCATGCTGTTTTAACAGGAGCTCTCCCTGTTGAAGATTTAGGTGTTAGAGCTTTGAATGCGAAAACTCTAGAAATTGTTTTAGAAAACCCGTTTCCTTATTTTCTAGAGATATTGGCGCACCCGGTTTTTTATCCGGTGCACACCTCTTTACGAGAATATTACAAAGATAAGCGTAACAAACGCGTTTTCCCGATAATTTCTAATGGTCCTTTTGCGATTCAATGTTATGAGCCGCAAAGATATTTACTAATCAACAAAAACCCTCTGTATCATGCCAAGCACGATGTTCTGTTAAATTCGGTATGTTTGCAGATAGTTCCTGATATCCATACAGCTATGCAGTTATTCCAAAAAAATCATATCGATTTAGTTGGGTTACCCTGGAGCTCCTCCTTTTCTTTAGAAGAACAAAGAAATCTCCCTAGAGAAAAATTATTTGATTATCCTGTATTGAGTTGCTCTGTTTTATTCTGTAACATTCATCAAACACCTTTAAATAATCCCTCGCTGAGAACAGCCCTCTCTTTAGCAATCAATCGAGAAACTTTATTAAAACTAGCAGGTAAAGGCTGTAGCGCTACGAGCTTTGTTCACCCACAATTATCTCAGATACCTGCTACTACTTTGTCTCAAGATGAGCGGATTGCTTTAGCAAAAGGCTACTTGACCGAAGCTTTAAAGACTTTATCTCAAGAAGATTTAGAAAAAATTACATTAATTTATCCTATAGAATCTGTTTGCTTACGAGCCGTTGTTCAAGAAATTCGCCAACAATTATTTGATGTACTGGGATTTAAAATTTCTATATTAGGATTAGAATATCATTGTTTTTTAGACAAACGTTCCAGAGGAGAATTCTCCTTAGCAACTGGTAATTGGATTGCAGACTATCATCAAGCTAGTGCTTTCCTGTCTGTCCTAGGTAATGGGACAAGATATAAAGACTTTCAATTGATTAACTGGCAGAACCAAAAGTACACAAATATAGTTGCTCAACTTCTGATTCAAGAATCAAGCGACCTACAGCTTATGGCAGAGCAGTTGTTGCTTAAAGAAAGTCCTCTTATTCCTCTATACCACCTCGATTATGTGTATGCGAAACAGCCTCGGGTGTCTGATCTCCAAACCTCTTCTCTTGGAGAAATTGATTTAAAAAGAGTTTCATTAGCTGAAGGATAG
- a CDS encoding disulfide bond formation protein B, translated as MIKHLRSYCLYLAWLFSCIGTLMSVYYSYILNVEPCLLCYYQRICLFPLVVILGIAAYREDISIKIYTLPLALVGFGIAIYQVCLQEIPGMTLDICGKVSCSTKLFLLGFITMPMASAAAFCAIACLLVLATKSK; from the coding sequence GTGATCAAACACTTACGTTCTTATTGTTTATATCTTGCTTGGCTGTTTTCTTGTATAGGAACGCTTATGAGTGTTTATTACAGCTATATTCTGAATGTAGAGCCATGTCTTCTTTGCTATTACCAAAGAATCTGCTTGTTTCCTTTAGTTGTAATTCTAGGTATTGCCGCATATCGTGAAGATATTTCAATTAAGATATATACGCTTCCATTGGCTCTTGTTGGTTTCGGCATTGCTATTTATCAAGTGTGCTTGCAGGAAATACCTGGGATGACTCTGGATATTTGCGGTAAAGTATCTTGCTCTACGAAGCTATTTCTATTAGGTTTCATCACAATGCCTATGGCTTCAGCTGCAGCCTTTTGCGCTATTGCTTGTCTGCTTGTGTTAGCAACGAAATCAAAATAA
- a CDS encoding thioredoxin domain-containing protein: MDTRTPLRKKILIISTALGFVLCVGLMIHTKRSIMPPKTHIPTTAKYFPTIGDPYAPINITVFEEPSCSACEEFSSEVFPLIKKHFVDTGEASLTLVPVCFIRGSMPAAQALLCVYHHDPKRPDPEAYMEYFHRILTYKKTKGSHWATPEVLAKLAEKIPTHSGREINPKGLIQCINSQRFTEQLKKNNIYGSQIMGGQLATPTAVVGDYLIEDPTFDEIERVITQLRHLQAIEEEVR, translated from the coding sequence ATGGATACGAGAACTCCCTTGAGAAAGAAGATCCTTATTATTTCTACGGCACTAGGATTTGTTTTGTGTGTAGGATTAATGATACACACTAAGCGTTCGATTATGCCACCAAAGACGCATATTCCAACCACAGCAAAGTATTTCCCTACGATAGGGGATCCTTATGCACCTATTAATATCACCGTTTTTGAAGAACCATCTTGTTCTGCCTGTGAAGAGTTTTCTTCGGAAGTATTTCCTTTGATTAAAAAACATTTTGTTGACACTGGTGAAGCTTCTCTGACTTTAGTTCCTGTATGTTTTATTCGTGGCTCAATGCCTGCTGCACAAGCATTACTGTGCGTTTACCATCACGATCCGAAGCGTCCAGATCCAGAAGCATATATGGAATATTTCCACAGAATTCTCACATATAAAAAAACGAAAGGATCACACTGGGCAACTCCTGAAGTGCTTGCAAAATTAGCAGAAAAGATCCCTACGCATTCCGGAAGAGAAATTAATCCCAAAGGATTAATACAGTGCATAAATTCTCAAAGATTTACGGAGCAGCTTAAAAAGAACAATATCTATGGATCTCAAATCATGGGTGGGCAACTTGCAACACCTACTGCAGTCGTAGGAGATTATCTTATTGAAGATCCCACTTTTGATGAGATCGAGAGAGTGATTACTCAACTGCGTCATCTACAAGCGATAGAAGAGGAGGTCCGGTGA
- a CDS encoding membrane protein, with product MEKDFLENVYRHFRYRFFKLSILPALLGLWLFFTPNILNYLDSSVILSDKICGVLLILLSALSFYNPVILQLGIFIGLWVSFFSCSSDLLPLVFAHDSLLGFATLAIIFLLPNRPEDLEVGPTIPETCHYNPSSGGKRAAVLIFAFVGWLQSRYLTSAALNIADADTSCSLFFSSTLMVIYSMLIVLSLTGGERRWHTQPKVVFITAILLFIAIGLTLAAILLSQLFLTNYEGVCLTVAPVFSLAFFYDEIRATWNYLSQNYSNRKQLAITAFYGSEYYKESLFWEERSVLPFSQACKQAFAGLSFPLNLIFACIFSIFFVQLNANLSIPDTCRFFVNSACWFILVLSIFSFAESLRHLRWLSLLFAAGIILSPVIFHLPLEASTLLSIIVSGIAFIILSIGRL from the coding sequence ATGGAGAAGGATTTTTTAGAAAATGTTTATCGTCATTTCCGTTACCGTTTTTTTAAATTAAGTATACTTCCAGCTCTTCTCGGACTCTGGCTATTTTTTACTCCTAATATTCTTAACTATTTGGATTCTTCTGTTATTTTATCAGATAAAATTTGCGGCGTCCTTTTAATTTTATTATCAGCTTTATCCTTTTATAATCCTGTTATTTTGCAACTAGGCATTTTTATTGGGCTCTGGGTTTCTTTCTTTTCTTGTTCTTCCGACCTACTTCCTTTAGTATTTGCTCATGATTCGCTACTAGGTTTTGCTACACTAGCTATTATTTTTCTACTCCCTAATCGTCCTGAAGATCTAGAAGTTGGTCCTACTATTCCAGAAACTTGCCATTATAATCCTTCTTCCGGAGGGAAAAGAGCTGCGGTTCTTATTTTTGCTTTTGTAGGATGGTTACAAAGTCGCTACTTAACTTCCGCAGCACTCAATATTGCTGATGCAGACACCTCCTGCTCCTTGTTCTTTTCCTCTACACTGATGGTTATTTACTCCATGCTTATCGTGTTGTCTTTGACTGGCGGAGAGCGTCGCTGGCATACTCAACCCAAAGTAGTTTTCATTACAGCAATTCTATTATTCATAGCTATAGGGCTAACTCTAGCAGCTATTCTTTTATCTCAACTATTTCTGACAAATTATGAAGGTGTGTGTCTGACAGTAGCTCCGGTGTTTTCTTTAGCATTTTTTTATGATGAAATTCGAGCAACATGGAATTATCTTTCCCAAAATTACTCAAATAGAAAACAGCTAGCCATAACGGCCTTTTACGGGTCTGAATACTATAAGGAATCTTTGTTCTGGGAAGAGCGTTCTGTATTACCATTCTCCCAAGCGTGTAAGCAGGCTTTTGCGGGATTATCTTTCCCTTTGAATCTTATTTTTGCCTGCATATTCTCTATTTTTTTCGTGCAACTGAATGCAAACTTATCTATTCCTGACACATGCCGCTTCTTTGTAAATAGCGCCTGCTGGTTTATTCTTGTGTTATCTATTTTTTCATTCGCAGAAAGCTTGCGTCATCTCCGTTGGTTGAGTTTATTGTTTGCTGCAGGGATTATTCTTTCTCCAGTCATTTTTCACCTTCCACTGGAAGCCTCTACTCTATTGTCTATAATAGTATCGGGTATTGCTTTTATTATTTTATCTATAGGACGCCTATAG
- a CDS encoding ATP-binding cassette domain-containing protein: MLDVKSLYYSHASHSIFEDASASFASGQISMVLGASGSGKTTLFRIIAGLLSCSLGEILWKGQPIQQEQIAYMQQKEALLPWRTVRKNILLLTELGSRKQKTTIEEECFYNVVHSFGLSSLLDRFPNELSGGQRQRVVFAMQSLSPKPILLLDEPFTSLDPITKEILYQDVKRLAKEEGKTIILASHDVQDCLGVGEAFFAIKNQKLHSIALNKEQGIAGLLQQMKDHLV, encoded by the coding sequence ATGCTAGACGTAAAATCTCTGTATTATTCTCATGCATCTCACTCTATTTTTGAAGATGCATCAGCTAGCTTTGCTTCTGGTCAGATTTCTATGGTTCTGGGGGCTTCTGGAAGTGGTAAGACTACATTATTTAGGATCATAGCAGGTCTTCTCTCTTGTTCTTTAGGAGAAATTCTCTGGAAAGGGCAACCTATACAGCAGGAGCAGATAGCCTACATGCAGCAAAAGGAAGCTTTGTTACCCTGGCGCACCGTTAGAAAAAATATTTTATTGTTAACGGAGTTAGGATCGCGCAAACAGAAAACAACTATTGAAGAAGAATGTTTCTACAATGTTGTGCATTCTTTCGGGCTATCTTCATTGTTAGATCGATTTCCAAATGAATTATCTGGAGGACAGCGTCAACGTGTTGTGTTTGCTATGCAAAGCTTATCTCCAAAGCCTATTTTGCTGTTAGATGAGCCTTTCACGTCTTTGGATCCCATTACGAAAGAAATTTTATACCAAGATGTGAAAAGATTAGCCAAAGAAGAAGGAAAGACGATCATACTAGCTTCGCATGATGTGCAAGATTGTTTAGGAGTTGGGGAAGCCTTTTTCGCGATCAAGAATCAGAAACTCCATTCAATTGCCTTAAATAAAGAACAAGGAATCGCTGGGTTATTGCAGCAAATGAAGGACCACCTAGTTTGA
- the kdsB gene encoding 3-deoxy-manno-octulosonate cytidylyltransferase, with translation MFAFLTSKKVGILPSRWGSSRFPGKPLAKILGKTLVQRSYENALSSQSLDCVVVATDDQRIFDHVVEFGGLCVMTSTSCANGTERVEEVVSRHFPQAEIVVNIQGDEPCLSPTVIDGLVSTLENNPAADMVTSVTETTDPEAILTDHKVKCVFDKNGKALYFSRSAIPHNFKHPTPIYLHIGVYAFRKAFLSEYVKIPPSSLSLAEDLEQLRVLEIGRSIYVHVVQNATGPSVDYPEDITKVEQYLLCLSKASF, from the coding sequence GTGTTTGCGTTTTTAACCAGCAAAAAAGTCGGCATTCTCCCCTCTAGATGGGGAAGCTCCCGCTTCCCCGGAAAACCTCTAGCAAAAATTCTAGGGAAAACCCTTGTTCAAAGATCCTATGAAAATGCCTTAAGCAGTCAATCTCTAGATTGCGTTGTTGTGGCAACAGATGATCAACGAATTTTTGACCATGTCGTTGAATTTGGGGGGCTCTGTGTCATGACTAGCACATCTTGCGCTAACGGAACCGAGCGAGTAGAAGAGGTTGTGTCTCGACATTTTCCTCAAGCAGAGATTGTTGTGAACATCCAAGGAGACGAGCCCTGTTTATCTCCTACCGTCATAGATGGGCTTGTGAGCACGCTAGAGAACAATCCTGCTGCAGATATGGTCACATCTGTTACAGAAACAACAGACCCCGAAGCGATATTGACAGATCACAAAGTGAAGTGTGTTTTCGATAAGAATGGCAAAGCTCTTTACTTTAGCAGAAGCGCTATTCCTCACAACTTTAAACACCCAACACCTATTTATCTGCATATTGGTGTTTATGCTTTTAGAAAAGCTTTTCTAAGTGAATATGTTAAAATTCCTCCTTCCTCGTTAAGCTTAGCCGAAGATCTTGAACAATTACGAGTATTAGAAATAGGTCGTTCTATCTACGTTCATGTCGTTCAGAATGCAACGGGCCCTTCTGTTGATTATCCCGAAGATATAACCAAAGTGGAGCAGTATTTATTATGTCTTTCAAAAGCATCTTTTTGA
- a CDS encoding CTP synthase, which yields MSFKSIFLTGGVVSSLGKGLTAASLALLLERQDLKVAMLKLDPYLNVDPGTMNPYEHGEVYVTDDGVETDLDLGHYHRFSSVQLSKYSTATSGQIYTKVLTKERNGEFLGSTVQVIPHVTNEIINVIQSCADHHKPDILIVEIGGTIGDIESLPFLEAVRQFRCEHPQDCLSIHMTYVPYLRAAKEIKTKPTQHSVQNLRSIGISPDVILCRSEAPLSTEVKRKISLFCNVPEHAVFNAIDLERSIYEMPLLLAKENISDFLLNKLGFSPKPLDLSDWQDLVEALCDKERQHVRIGLVGKYLEHEDAYKSVFESLFHASVPANCSLELVPIAPESEDLLEQLSQCDGCLIPGGFGTRSWEGKISAARYCRERNIPCFGICLGMQALVVEYARNVLDKPLANSMEINPETPDPVVCMMEGQDSVVKGGTMRLGAYPCRIAPGSLASAAYKTDLVQERHRHRYEVNPSYIERLEEHGLKIAGVCPLGELCEIVEIPNHRWMLGVQFHPEFLSKLAKPHPLFIEFIRAAKAYSLEKANHEHR from the coding sequence ATGTCTTTCAAAAGCATCTTTTTGACTGGAGGCGTAGTTTCTTCTTTAGGTAAAGGACTTACCGCAGCCTCTCTAGCTCTTCTACTAGAGAGACAAGACTTGAAAGTTGCCATGCTCAAGTTGGACCCCTATTTAAACGTAGATCCAGGGACCATGAATCCTTATGAGCATGGAGAAGTATACGTGACCGACGATGGCGTAGAAACTGATCTCGATCTTGGCCATTATCATCGCTTTTCTTCTGTACAACTGTCTAAATACTCCACCGCCACTTCTGGACAAATTTATACTAAGGTGCTCACTAAGGAACGTAATGGAGAATTTCTTGGCAGTACAGTTCAGGTTATCCCTCACGTAACTAATGAGATTATTAATGTCATTCAATCGTGCGCAGATCACCATAAGCCTGATATCCTTATTGTGGAAATCGGAGGGACAATTGGAGATATAGAATCGCTACCTTTTCTAGAAGCTGTACGACAATTCCGCTGCGAACATCCTCAGGATTGCCTTAGCATTCACATGACATATGTCCCTTATCTAAGAGCTGCAAAAGAAATTAAAACCAAACCTACTCAACATTCCGTACAGAACTTGCGCAGCATTGGAATTTCTCCTGATGTAATTTTGTGCCGTTCTGAAGCTCCACTTAGCACGGAAGTAAAAAGAAAAATCAGCCTGTTTTGTAATGTGCCAGAACATGCAGTTTTTAACGCGATAGACTTAGAGCGCTCCATTTACGAAATGCCCTTGTTATTGGCTAAAGAAAATATCTCAGACTTCTTGTTAAATAAACTTGGTTTTTCACCTAAACCTTTGGATCTTTCAGATTGGCAAGATCTTGTGGAGGCTTTATGTGATAAGGAGCGCCAACATGTTCGCATAGGGCTTGTTGGAAAATACCTAGAACATGAAGACGCATATAAATCTGTATTCGAATCTCTTTTCCATGCGTCTGTGCCAGCAAACTGCTCTTTGGAACTTGTTCCTATTGCTCCTGAATCAGAAGATCTTTTAGAACAACTGTCTCAGTGCGATGGATGTTTAATTCCTGGAGGTTTTGGCACAAGAAGTTGGGAAGGGAAAATCTCAGCAGCTCGTTATTGCCGAGAACGGAATATCCCCTGTTTCGGAATCTGTTTAGGAATGCAGGCTTTAGTAGTCGAATATGCAAGAAATGTTTTGGACAAACCTCTTGCCAATTCTATGGAAATAAATCCAGAGACTCCAGATCCAGTCGTCTGCATGATGGAAGGACAAGATTCTGTCGTTAAAGGGGGCACTATGAGATTAGGAGCTTATCCTTGCCGAATTGCTCCCGGATCTTTAGCCTCTGCTGCTTATAAGACGGATCTTGTACAAGAACGTCACCGCCATCGATATGAAGTAAATCCTTCTTATATAGAACGTTTAGAAGAACATGGATTAAAAATAGCTGGGGTCTGTCCTTTAGGAGAGCTTTGCGAAATTGTTGAAATCCCCAATCATAGATGGATGCTTGGCGTACAGTTTCATCCTGAATTTTTATCAAAATTAGCTAAGCCTCATCCACTATTTATAGAATTCATTCGCGCTGCTAAAGCCTATTCTTTGGAGAAAGCGAATCATGAACATCGCTAA
- the ruvX gene encoding Holliday junction resolvase RuvX — protein sequence MNIAKQQQAFLGIDYGKKRIGLAFASSPLLIPLPIGNVEARSSLTLTAQALVSIIKERAVTTVVFGNPLPMQKAYASSVQSEIQELAALIQEMTAIEVILWDERLSSAQAERMLKSDCGLNRKQRKNPSDSLAATLILSSFLDSRKLY from the coding sequence ATGAACATCGCTAAGCAACAACAAGCTTTTTTAGGGATCGATTATGGGAAAAAACGTATTGGCCTAGCTTTTGCCAGTTCCCCTCTTCTGATCCCTTTGCCTATAGGGAATGTAGAAGCCCGTTCCTCTCTTACTTTGACAGCTCAAGCGCTCGTCTCTATTATCAAAGAGCGTGCTGTTACGACAGTAGTTTTCGGGAATCCATTACCTATGCAAAAAGCTTATGCTTCAAGCGTGCAATCAGAAATTCAAGAACTAGCCGCACTCATCCAAGAAATGACTGCTATAGAAGTCATTCTTTGGGATGAGCGGCTATCTTCAGCACAAGCAGAACGCATGTTAAAAAGCGATTGTGGGCTTAATCGAAAACAGCGGAAAAATCCTTCGGATAGTCTAGCTGCCACTTTAATCCTTTCTAGCTTTTTAGATTCTCGAAAACTATACTAG
- the zwf gene encoding glucose-6-phosphate dehydrogenase yields the protein MEEIKDFGPTLPACPPCIVVIFGATGDLTSRKLFPALYNLTKEGRLSENFVCVGFARRPKSHEQFREEMKLAVQHFSHSSEIDIRVWESLENRIFYHQANFSDAEGYSALKAYLEQLDQQYGTQGNRLFYLSTPPDYFQEIIRNLNRHQLFYHEQGAQQPWSRLIIEKPFGVNLETARELQQCIDANIDEESVYRIDHYLGKETVQNILTIRFANTLFESCWNSQYIDHVQISVSESIGIGSRGNFFEKSGMLRDMVQNHLTQLLCLLTMEPPSEFSSEEIKKEKIKILKKILPIREEDAVRGQYGEGIVQDVSVLGYREEENVDPNSSVETYVALKLFIDNPRWKGVPFYLQAGKRLPKRTTDIAVIFKKSSYNLFNAENCPLCPLENDLLIIRIQPDEGVALQFNCKVPGTNKLVRPVKMDFRYDSYFNTVTPEAYERLLCDCILGDRTLFTSNEEVLASWELFSPLLEKWSQVRPIFPNYMAGSLRPQEADELLSRDGKAWRPY from the coding sequence TTGGAAGAAATTAAAGACTTTGGCCCCACATTACCAGCCTGTCCTCCCTGTATCGTGGTTATTTTTGGTGCTACAGGAGACTTGACCTCTAGGAAGCTCTTTCCTGCTTTATACAATTTAACAAAGGAAGGACGTCTATCCGAAAACTTTGTTTGTGTTGGGTTTGCTAGGCGACCTAAGTCTCATGAGCAATTTCGCGAAGAAATGAAGCTTGCCGTTCAGCATTTCTCTCACTCATCGGAAATAGATATTCGAGTTTGGGAAAGTCTGGAAAATAGAATCTTTTACCACCAAGCTAATTTTTCTGATGCCGAAGGCTACTCTGCTCTGAAAGCTTATTTGGAGCAACTAGATCAACAATATGGAACACAAGGGAATCGTCTTTTTTATTTATCAACACCACCAGATTATTTCCAGGAAATCATCCGCAATTTAAATCGGCATCAGCTATTCTATCATGAACAAGGAGCACAACAGCCTTGGTCTCGGCTAATTATAGAAAAGCCTTTTGGAGTTAATTTAGAAACAGCTCGAGAGCTTCAACAATGCATTGATGCCAATATTGATGAAGAGTCGGTTTATCGAATAGACCATTATTTAGGAAAAGAAACGGTTCAAAACATTCTGACTATTCGTTTTGCTAATACTCTCTTTGAGTCTTGCTGGAATTCTCAGTACATAGATCATGTGCAAATCAGCGTTAGCGAATCAATTGGTATAGGATCTCGAGGGAATTTCTTCGAAAAGTCGGGCATGCTACGAGACATGGTACAGAATCATTTGACGCAGCTGCTATGTCTACTGACTATGGAACCTCCTTCTGAATTTTCTTCCGAAGAAATAAAAAAAGAAAAAATTAAAATTCTAAAGAAAATTCTTCCTATCCGCGAAGAAGATGCTGTTCGTGGCCAGTATGGTGAAGGGATTGTGCAAGATGTTTCAGTTCTGGGCTATCGGGAGGAAGAAAATGTCGATCCGAATTCTTCAGTAGAAACCTACGTTGCGTTAAAATTATTTATCGACAATCCTCGCTGGAAAGGGGTTCCCTTTTACTTACAAGCAGGGAAACGTCTTCCTAAAAGAACAACAGATATCGCTGTGATCTTTAAAAAATCCAGCTACAATTTATTCAATGCAGAGAATTGTCCTTTGTGTCCGTTAGAGAATGATTTACTTATTATTCGTATTCAACCGGATGAAGGTGTTGCGTTACAATTTAACTGCAAGGTTCCAGGAACAAATAAGCTCGTACGTCCTGTAAAAATGGACTTCCGTTACGACAGCTATTTTAATACTGTTACTCCCGAAGCTTATGAACGGTTACTGTGCGACTGTATCCTTGGGGACAGAACGCTATTCACTAGCAATGAAGAAGTCTTAGCATCTTGGGAACTATTTTCTCCTCTATTAGAAAAATGGTCTCAAGTACGCCCTATATTCCCTAACTATATGGCTGGATCTTTACGTCCTCAAGAAGCTGATGAACTATTATCTAGAGATGGAAAAGCTTGGCGGCCCTATTAA
- the pgl gene encoding 6-phosphogluconolactonase: protein MATLISLNDANRMLIADSQEEFLQIACYDWISTANKAIHKRGAFYVALSGGKTPLQIFQEIVKKRAAISDCSKIVVFWGDERANEDVEAGSNYLKAMDILKGLRIPEDQIFRMDTADPKGDEAYEALIQKYVPDAIFDMVMLGVGEDGHTLSLFPETHALEEKERFVVFNEVPQLHTRRMTLTFPIVRQARHLVAYVQGENKQDLFHKLVHPLGRDTFPIERVGTPLNPVQWVLSSDSCRKTDLADIPADCKLEMF from the coding sequence ATGGCTACCCTTATTAGCCTAAATGATGCGAATAGAATGCTTATCGCTGACTCTCAAGAAGAGTTTTTACAAATCGCATGTTATGATTGGATCTCTACAGCAAATAAAGCGATTCACAAACGCGGTGCATTCTATGTCGCTCTTTCTGGAGGAAAAACTCCTTTGCAAATTTTCCAAGAAATTGTGAAGAAGCGCGCGGCTATTTCAGACTGTTCTAAAATTGTAGTATTTTGGGGAGATGAGCGCGCAAACGAAGATGTAGAAGCTGGAAGTAACTATCTAAAGGCTATGGATATCTTAAAAGGATTGCGCATTCCAGAAGATCAAATCTTTCGTATGGATACCGCAGATCCCAAAGGGGATGAGGCTTATGAAGCGTTGATTCAGAAGTATGTTCCAGATGCTATTTTTGATATGGTAATGCTTGGAGTTGGTGAAGATGGTCACACGCTTTCTCTCTTTCCAGAAACACATGCTCTGGAAGAAAAAGAGCGTTTTGTAGTCTTTAATGAAGTCCCCCAATTACATACCCGCCGAATGACTTTAACATTTCCGATTGTTCGACAAGCGCGGCATCTTGTGGCCTACGTTCAAGGTGAGAATAAACAAGATCTTTTCCATAAACTTGTGCACCCTTTAGGTAGGGATACCTTTCCTATAGAACGAGTAGGAACTCCTCTAAATCCTGTGCAGTGGGTACTATCTTCTGATAGTTGTAGAAAAACGGATCTAGCGGATATTCCGGCCGATTGTAAATTAGAGATGTTCTAA